Proteins encoded within one genomic window of Alteribacter populi:
- a CDS encoding YwhD family protein gives MKNLFDDNKGKKRGQGFNILSSDSTDGHGGYGAGVLNLNNMSPVFIDVEEGEAFVDMGALHARSSVEKGIKFLKEKDQVPNGKPYWLVWVTVEHKAEGAYYAGVAACEMTVDREIRRGYKSLPEHVNNMDKSLKGRIIVEQMDAKSKGVLAAFLEEKNADLWKRSSDELKEGLQG, from the coding sequence ATGAAAAATTTGTTTGACGACAACAAAGGAAAAAAGCGCGGACAGGGCTTTAATATATTGAGTTCAGATTCAACAGACGGTCATGGCGGTTACGGTGCGGGTGTCCTTAACTTAAACAACATGTCTCCTGTGTTTATTGATGTGGAAGAGGGAGAAGCGTTCGTTGATATGGGTGCGTTGCATGCGCGAAGCTCTGTGGAAAAAGGGATAAAATTTTTAAAAGAAAAAGACCAAGTACCTAACGGAAAGCCGTACTGGCTCGTATGGGTGACTGTTGAACATAAAGCAGAAGGTGCTTACTACGCAGGTGTTGCAGCATGTGAAATGACAGTTGACCGTGAAATTCGTCGCGGCTACAAAAGCTTACCTGAGCACGTAAACAACATGGATAAGTCACTGAAAGGTCGAATTATCGTTGAGCAAATGGATGCCAAGTCAAAAGGCGTTCTAGCTGCATTTTTGGAAGAAAAAAATGCCGATCTGTGGAAACGTTCATCTGATGAACTGAAAGAAGGCTTGCAAGGATAG
- the modA gene encoding molybdate ABC transporter substrate-binding protein: protein MRTLFMLLLLFPLVLVGCSSDSHIEGKTELHILAAASLSPVLTEMKEEFEENYPHIELVFQFASSGNLREQITRGAPADVFLSASAFDVEILHQNSHVYDSKDWLVNRLVVVTRDDRFTMDDLSSLAVEQITSITIGNPDTVPAGHYALEALLEYDVWTEVEEHVVYASDVRQALTYVETGNADAGIVYETDAMRSDQIKKQFTVDTSLHEPIIYPAALLEGTRYKEEAETFIDWLFSVESKEKFESYGFQTIE from the coding sequence ATGCGCACATTATTCATGCTGTTATTGCTATTCCCATTAGTCTTGGTTGGATGCAGCTCAGATTCTCATATAGAGGGAAAAACTGAACTTCATATTCTCGCGGCTGCCTCTTTATCTCCTGTTTTAACTGAGATGAAGGAAGAATTTGAAGAGAACTACCCTCATATTGAGCTCGTCTTTCAATTTGCCTCTTCCGGAAACTTAAGAGAGCAGATTACACGTGGAGCCCCTGCTGATGTTTTCCTGTCTGCTTCAGCCTTTGATGTTGAGATATTACATCAAAACAGCCATGTATACGATTCAAAAGATTGGCTTGTGAATCGTCTTGTCGTTGTCACAAGAGATGACCGTTTTACGATGGACGACCTTTCCTCTTTAGCCGTTGAGCAGATCACATCCATTACAATTGGAAACCCTGACACTGTGCCTGCAGGGCATTACGCTCTTGAGGCATTACTTGAATATGACGTATGGACAGAAGTAGAGGAGCATGTTGTATACGCTTCGGACGTCCGTCAGGCCTTGACCTATGTGGAAACGGGAAATGCCGATGCGGGAATTGTCTATGAAACAGACGCAATGAGGTCAGATCAGATCAAAAAACAGTTTACAGTAGACACGTCATTGCATGAACCCATCATCTATCCCGCTGCCTTGCTAGAAGGAACCCGTTATAAAGAAGAAGCTGAGACATTTATTGACTGGCTATTTTCAGTTGAAAGTAAGGAGAAGTTTGAGAGCTACGGTTTTCAAACGATTGAATGA
- the modB gene encoding molybdate ABC transporter permease subunit, whose product MSFWPPIYTSIQVTTVASLLTFLLAILFASLLKRKNFKGKTVIETLLMLPLVLPPTVVGFGLLSILGRESLLGRAYEAVFEQSIVFSVTAAVIAATVVAFPLMYQTMKAGFEAVDSDLEDVARTYGAGRWQTFRYVTFPLSRNALLIAYVLGTTRALGEFGATLMFAGNIPGRTQTIPTAIYLAVESGHATLALYWVISIVILAFFMLFFVQLKKTA is encoded by the coding sequence ATGTCCTTTTGGCCGCCGATTTACACTTCGATACAAGTAACAACCGTTGCAAGCCTTCTCACCTTTTTGCTTGCAATTCTGTTCGCTAGCCTTCTAAAACGAAAAAATTTCAAAGGAAAAACGGTCATTGAGACCTTACTTATGCTGCCTTTAGTCCTCCCGCCTACCGTTGTCGGATTTGGACTTTTGAGTATTTTGGGCAGGGAAAGCTTGTTAGGCCGAGCCTATGAAGCGGTGTTTGAACAGTCGATCGTGTTCTCGGTAACCGCCGCTGTCATTGCCGCCACTGTGGTCGCTTTCCCACTCATGTACCAAACGATGAAAGCTGGGTTTGAAGCTGTCGACTCTGACCTTGAAGACGTAGCGAGAACATATGGTGCCGGACGTTGGCAAACATTTCGTTATGTCACATTTCCACTATCAAGGAATGCTCTGCTCATCGCATATGTCCTCGGAACCACCCGAGCACTTGGAGAATTCGGAGCTACGCTCATGTTTGCCGGCAATATTCCCGGGCGGACACAAACGATCCCTACGGCGATTTATTTGGCGGTAGAATCAGGGCACGCAACCCTCGCATTGTATTGGGTTATATCGATTGTCATTCTCGCCTTCTTTATGCTGTTTTTTGTTCAGTTAAAAAAAACCGCATAG
- the speE gene encoding spermidine synthase, whose amino-acid sequence MSIWFTEKQTKDFGITARIKRTYHSEQTEFQQLDMVETAEFGNMLLLDDMVMTTEKDEFVYHEMVAHVPLFTHTNPKNVLVVGGGDGGVIREILKHPQVEKATLVEIDGKVIEYSKEYLPSIAGMLDDPRVEVKVDDGFMHIAKSENIYDVIMVDSTEPVGPAVNLFTKGFYEGISKALKEDGVFVAQTDNPWFQQDLIRNAYRDVKETFPITRLYTANIPTYPSGLWTFTIGSKKHDPLKVADDRFHELDTKYYTKDIHRAAFVLPKFVEDLTK is encoded by the coding sequence GTGTCTATTTGGTTTACAGAAAAACAAACGAAAGATTTCGGTATTACCGCTAGAATTAAGCGAACTTATCATAGTGAACAAACAGAGTTTCAACAGCTAGACATGGTTGAAACAGCTGAATTCGGAAACATGCTGCTTTTAGATGACATGGTCATGACGACGGAAAAGGACGAATTTGTCTATCATGAAATGGTGGCACACGTGCCGTTATTTACCCACACGAATCCAAAAAATGTCCTTGTTGTCGGTGGCGGCGATGGAGGCGTTATTCGTGAAATTCTGAAGCATCCGCAAGTCGAGAAAGCAACACTCGTTGAAATTGATGGAAAAGTGATCGAATACTCAAAAGAATATTTACCGTCCATTGCAGGAATGCTCGACGATCCCCGAGTAGAGGTTAAAGTGGATGATGGGTTTATGCATATTGCCAAAAGTGAAAATATCTATGATGTGATTATGGTTGACTCGACTGAGCCAGTCGGACCAGCTGTGAATTTATTTACAAAAGGGTTTTACGAAGGGATATCTAAAGCGCTGAAGGAAGATGGAGTGTTTGTCGCGCAAACGGACAACCCATGGTTCCAACAAGATTTGATCCGTAATGCTTACCGCGACGTAAAAGAAACGTTCCCGATTACCCGCTTATATACCGCAAACATTCCAACATATCCGAGCGGACTTTGGACCTTTACGATTGGTTCTAAAAAGCATGATCCACTTAAAGTAGCAGATGATCGTTTTCACGAACTCGATACGAAATACTATACAAAAGACATTCATCGTGCCGCATTTGTTTTACCAAAATTCGTTGAAGACCTGACGAAATAA
- a CDS encoding transglycosylase domain-containing protein: protein MEIGTRTEYHKKIKWWRQALRVGLFSIVGKMAITVAILAYVYQLGAPSLSVPETTVIYSADGEVIGEHHQGQNRHWIPIDEMGDTVLDATVAIEDRKFYDHHGFDVLRIGRAAMTNVLAGSKLQGASTITQQYARNLYLSHDKTWVRKLNEAVYSLRLEMHYSKGEIIEGYLNTIYYGHGAYGIEAAANLYFNKHAEDLSIAEAAMLAGIPKGPGLYSPFINPERAEERQAVVLHAMADDGKITETQLQEAMNETLELSHQEDVQGKRMAPYFQDAVQTWLTDELELDPAVINSGGLEIQTTLDVKTQQVAEDWIAKEMDGEEELQVAFVSMDPRNGHVKALVGGRDYRESSFNRATQARRHAGSTLKPFLYYAALENGFRPGTMLKSEETTFKYDDGRKTYTPKNFNHQYQDDYMTMLQALAVSDNIYAMKTHFLLGFDKLVETAARFGIESPLKEVPATALGAADVGVLELTNAYSPFANGGYKMKPQLVTKVIDRNGDILFEADSQGRKAIDPSLAFIMTDLMHGMFEQELEATAAGAAVTGRSLMHLLNRPVAGKSGSTSFDSWMIGYTPQLLTGVWVGNDEQKALSGPESAHSKRIWAQFTEQALSDELMLPFHEPSNVVAVDINPLNGKLATEHCPIQRKTYFLRGTEPTEYCTDHLGDNDPQRSIIEEDDPEERTRLMDRFFEWFD, encoded by the coding sequence ATGGAAATCGGTACAAGAACGGAATACCACAAGAAAATTAAATGGTGGAGACAAGCACTGAGAGTAGGCCTTTTTTCAATTGTAGGCAAAATGGCCATTACAGTTGCCATTCTTGCTTATGTGTACCAACTTGGCGCTCCTTCCCTTTCTGTTCCCGAAACTACCGTCATTTATTCTGCTGACGGTGAAGTGATTGGGGAGCACCATCAAGGCCAAAATCGACACTGGATCCCTATTGATGAAATGGGAGATACCGTTCTTGATGCGACGGTCGCTATTGAAGACCGGAAGTTTTACGATCATCACGGATTCGATGTATTAAGAATCGGTCGTGCAGCAATGACGAATGTCCTTGCCGGTTCTAAACTTCAGGGTGCCAGTACGATTACCCAGCAATACGCAAGAAATCTCTACTTGTCTCATGATAAAACGTGGGTGCGTAAATTAAACGAGGCCGTATATTCATTACGCCTCGAAATGCATTATTCAAAGGGTGAAATAATAGAAGGCTATTTAAATACAATTTATTATGGTCATGGTGCATACGGAATTGAAGCCGCAGCTAACTTGTATTTTAACAAACATGCAGAGGATCTTTCGATTGCTGAAGCCGCTATGCTGGCGGGGATTCCAAAGGGTCCCGGCTTATATTCTCCCTTTATTAATCCGGAACGTGCAGAAGAAAGACAAGCCGTCGTTCTTCACGCAATGGCTGATGACGGGAAAATTACCGAAACACAATTACAAGAAGCAATGAACGAAACTCTCGAGTTGTCTCATCAAGAAGATGTACAAGGAAAACGAATGGCACCCTATTTTCAAGATGCTGTCCAAACATGGTTGACGGACGAACTTGAACTCGACCCTGCTGTCATTAATTCCGGGGGCTTGGAAATTCAAACGACTTTAGATGTTAAAACTCAGCAAGTAGCTGAGGATTGGATCGCTAAAGAGATGGACGGAGAGGAAGAGCTGCAGGTGGCCTTTGTTTCAATGGACCCTCGAAATGGTCACGTAAAAGCTTTAGTAGGTGGGCGTGATTACCGGGAAAGTTCTTTCAACCGTGCTACGCAGGCCCGACGCCATGCAGGCTCCACACTCAAACCTTTTTTGTATTACGCAGCGTTGGAGAACGGTTTCCGCCCAGGTACGATGTTAAAAAGTGAGGAAACAACGTTCAAGTATGATGACGGACGAAAAACCTATACACCTAAAAACTTCAATCATCAATATCAAGACGACTATATGACTATGCTTCAAGCTCTTGCTGTATCAGATAACATTTACGCGATGAAAACGCATTTCCTTCTCGGATTTGACAAGCTTGTGGAAACTGCCGCTCGCTTCGGAATTGAAAGTCCTTTGAAAGAGGTACCTGCAACAGCTCTCGGTGCAGCTGATGTCGGTGTCCTGGAATTAACAAACGCCTACAGTCCTTTTGCTAATGGCGGTTATAAAATGAAACCCCAGCTTGTAACGAAAGTTATTGACCGAAACGGGGACATTTTATTTGAAGCTGATTCGCAAGGGAGAAAGGCTATTGATCCTTCACTGGCCTTTATTATGACCGATTTAATGCACGGGATGTTCGAACAAGAACTGGAAGCAACGGCCGCAGGAGCTGCGGTTACAGGGCGAAGCTTAATGCATTTGCTTAACCGTCCTGTCGCTGGAAAAAGCGGTTCTACCTCCTTTGACAGCTGGATGATTGGCTATACACCTCAGCTTCTAACCGGGGTTTGGGTAGGAAATGATGAGCAAAAAGCGTTGTCCGGACCAGAGAGTGCCCATTCAAAACGGATTTGGGCCCAATTTACCGAGCAAGCGCTAAGTGATGAATTGATGCTACCGTTTCATGAACCAAGCAACGTAGTAGCTGTAGACATTAATCCGCTTAACGGTAAGTTAGCGACCGAACACTGCCCAATCCAGCGTAAAACCTACTTTTTACGAGGAACGGAACCGACAGAGTATTGTACCGATCACCTTGGTGACAACGATCCACAACGTTCGATCATAGAAGAGGATGATCCCGAGGAAAGAACACGCCTTATGGATCGATTTTTTGAATGGTTTGATTAA
- a CDS encoding 2-hydroxymuconate tautomerase yields MPYVTVKMLEGRTDDQKRALVEKVTDAVSETTDAPKEKVAVIIEEMAPNHYAVNGKRISDLAE; encoded by the coding sequence ATGCCTTATGTAACAGTAAAAATGCTAGAAGGTCGTACTGACGATCAAAAACGCGCTTTAGTCGAAAAAGTAACCGATGCTGTTTCCGAAACGACAGATGCTCCTAAAGAGAAAGTCGCCGTGATCATTGAAGAAATGGCACCGAACCATTACGCTGTCAATGGAAAGAGGATCAGTGACCTTGCAGAGTAA